The genomic stretch TCATTCAAGTCAAAATTTAGTTAAGCTCTTCCAAATCAGTTAACATTGAATAAGAATAATTTAGAAACTTGCAACTAAACACGGTattcatttatattttatagATATAACAGTACATACCTGGATTGACCACTCCAAATATAATTTCGGCTAGTGCTTTTCCACCAGCTTCCCCAGGGTATCCAACCCAAAGAATACTTCCAATTTGCTGATTTCTTTCCGCGAAAGAGACATCAAGTGGTCCTCCACCTGTAAGAACAAGAATCACTGGACTTTTACTAGCAGCGGCAATGGTTGATACAAGGTCCATCTGTCTACCAGGCAAGATTAGACTAACACGGTCATGATCCTCTGTCTCTTGAGCCATGTCAAGGCCCGCAAATATAACAACAAAATCAGCCTTTTTGGCAGTCTCAAGAGCCTCAGCAAAACCATCATCAGAATTGCATGATACATTATGGCAACCAGGAGCATATGAAATCTTCTTAGAAAACTCTCCAAGTCCATCGTATAGGCTTTTTGAGGAGCAAGGAATTCCTACGATTTAAACACAAGAAAATATGGTTCAGCAACACCAGGATCCTCCAAACGATAGAGAAGCACGCATAGCATCAATCATGTTCAAAGGTTCTGTTTGGATTGTATTGCACGACACAAATATGGAGACAAATAGAAAGAAAATGTTTGGAAGGAGAGACAAAGACAAATATAAAAAGATTTTGTCTCAATTAGGATTAATAGACTCTATATATAGCATATTATCCCATCACTTGAACAAATATAAAACAAATGAAACAATCAAAATTGAGAATTTATAATGCTCGGATACAAAAATCATACCTGAGTAGCCACCTCCTAATTTGTCTGAAACTGCCATAGGGCCAATGACAGCCAAGGAGGCATCATTATTCTGATCCAAGGGAAGGAACTTCTTATCATTCTTCAGCAGTACAATACCCTGCCTTGCCGCTTCTAGTGCCAGTGTTAAGTGCTGTGGGGTGCAAACATCCTGTGGCCCTAGTTTGCCGAATGGTCCTCTACTTGGGTCTCCATCAAATAACCCAAGACGCATTTGAACAgaaaaaagattaaaaagaGCTCTGTCTATATCTTCCTCTTTCACctttccttgctcaatggcaGATTCAGTATGCCGAAGCATATATGTTCCACAATTAATATCCACACCTAAAATTTAACCGATGAAATAAATATTTAGGAAAACTATCTATTAACCAATACACATGAAATGAGAAACATAAATACCAGCTTTGAGAACATCAGCAACAGCATCCTCCTCGGATTTTGCATATTTCTGATACTCAAAAACAGTGGCCACAGCATCACAATCTGAGGTAATATACCTACACTAAATAGTCAAAACTCAAAACCACCATCCATAATAACCAACAAAACTGCTCTTAATTCATTActataatttttcaatcaaattagTTCATAAGTTGCTCAAAGGAAGCCTTACCCTTTAAATCCCCACTTGTATCTAGCCAGTCCCAATAGATCTGCATCAGCACAAGCAGGAACTCCATTAACTGCATTGTAGGAACACATCAAGCAGCTCGCTTTCCCTTTCTGAATGCATCCACGAAACGGGGGCTGATAGGTGTCCTCCAAATCCTGCTTTGAAACCTACAAACACAACCAAGCAGAAccattttcacccaaaagtatGCCAATCCTGCAATCCGATTCCACCCACAACAACAAATCATTTCCCTACGATTGACAAATACTTTATTTATATTCATGTATGCATATTTGCATCAAACACTATATTACCTTCAACTTCCTATTGTGACTAATCTTTTCATAAAATCGCCGTATTTAGGCATCATACTGTGTTATATTCAATACTTGCATTTGTATTTGTGCAACATAGCCATTTCCCCCTTAGGGAAAACTCAGCTATACAACTCAAACAATGGCATTATATGCTATCATAAACCATGTATGTTGGTTTAAATCTAACTCATTCTTAAGTGTTTCACCTATAATTTAGCATTATCTCTCTTTTCCTCCTCCTATTGGATCAATCCACCCCAGCACAACACAGATTGCAGAACTAACCAATtaaccaaaaggaaagaaaaagaaaagtgttACCACAGCATTGAAGTTATATCTGGAAAACTGGTGCCACATATCCAAATCATAAGCAGTGAAATGCTTGCAACAAGCAGACACCATAAGCctagcatcatcatcatcaccaccaTCACCTAACAACTCTTCTCCCCCAAGACCACCTCATTCCCAATCATTCCAGCGCCACCTTGCAACCCTTTCACAAACTCAACTCCATAAGCAGAAGCCACCATGGGATCCTCCCCTGGAGTCTCCTGCCCCCTCCCCCACCTTGGATCCCTAAAAATGTTAATGTTTGGTGCCCAGAAAGTCAACCCAGCCTGCCCAACATTATACATGGCCCTGGCCTCCACAGCCACGGCGGCGGCGATGAGGGACCAGAGCGTCCGGTTGAAGGACGCGGCGGAGACGATGACCTGGGGAAACGACGTGGCGGAGTTAACAACACCGTTGAAAGTGACGCCGGGGCCATTGGTGGCGAGGCCGTGGAGGGACTCTGACCACCACTCATAGCGGGGGATGCCGAGTGTGGGGACGGATGAGGCGTTGTCGGAGAGAAGTGAAATTTTCTCGGAAAGTGTGAGTAGGGAAGTGAGGATGGTGGCTCTGGCGGGGATGGAGAGGGAGGTGTTGCAGAATGGGTAGTGAGAGTGGTATGGTGGCTTGCACGGGTAATCTAGTGCAAGTGGGTTCGGCGTGGTTGATCCAAGAAGCAGGAGGAGGATGAAGTAGAAAAGATAAAACCTCCATTCATGGCGATGCTCATCTTGGGAGAACCACACAATCACTGTCATTTGCTTTTGACTTGTTTCTGTTTCTACAATGTCAGTCaaaatttttgggttttttaaAGGATAATGTTAAGTAaccaataatttttttgaacaacATTAATAATcatcaattaaataaaaatatattacattTTAAGTTATtcatctaaattttaatattagaataatcatGTATATATctagtaaaataaatattcgATACATCTATTATTCATTTATTCATATTGTTTCATATTTTCATTGtctacttatattttttttttaaattacggTTTTTTTGCATCCCAATCTGGGCTCCAACCGCAACCAAATTGCTATCAAGGTTATTGGGCCTATTGTTGTACAAGAGAGTGCAGACCCAAAACAAATAAACATGACAATACCCAAAGATggtaaaaatgaaaaaaataataatatataaacaTACACTGCACTCAACTATATGGATGTGATCTAGTAGTAGTAAGCTCATAAACGTCTTACCTCCagtccaaaatcacaaaaacatCTTAAACTAAATTTggaacccaaaaaaaaaaaaatctgttaaaaaaaaaaaggagttgGGAGATTGATTTCACTTGACagctcaaaaaaaaaaaaaaattcgcaTCTTATCTTTGTCTTTGATCTTGTGTTTTGGTTTCTTTAAATAATGTTAAAATATTGTAATACTAAAAATTAGGAGTTATCCAATCCatctgataaaaaaaaattaagtatgAATGAGGGAATATATTCTCCACATTTTTCTATTGGAAAATACAAATCCCTCTAATAGATTCTCCATAATTGGAAACCACATTTATTCCTTCTCACAGGTCCAGATacctcaattttttttctttatccaaATTCCATGTCCATTTTTCGCATGCTTCattgcttccaccaaggttctgCATATTCCTCTTGGAATCTTTCATAATTTATATTCTTATATATTGTATGTTGTAAGGAATCCTGACCCAAGACTCAAGAAGAGACATATTTATGTGCCTATTTTTCTACTTAGATGGATAATGGCATAAGTTATACTAAGTACTAAtaggggtgttcgcggtgcgGTTTGGATCGGTTTTGAGTCAAAAACTCATCCGATCCGAACACTAATTTTACTtgcggtgcggtttggattggatgatgttttaaaaaaaatccgatccgatccgatccaatttcaagcggtttggattggattggatttgcggttttgtaaattaaaaaaattaaatacatataacaagtcttaacatcaaattttaaataattaacaatgaCATAATAAGTCTcaacaatatcttaaaaaactaacgataacataacatagaaataaaattataggttagttaaaataaataataaataacattttgaacataaactatttattaaataataataatacataaataatataaaaatatataataaattaaacatgttataagtataattataaatataataataaaataataatattatatcacattgtgcggtttggattggattggatcggtTTTGAAAAGTAGATCcgaaatccgatccgatccagcggtttgtaaaaaataaaatccaatcaGATCCAAATTAATGCGGTTTTAATCGGTttcggtttggattggattggatgagCGGTTTAATTTGGATCGGTTTGGATTTGAACACCCCTAAGTACTAACACATTATTCCGATCCATATAGAACAAACAatattatcaaattaattatgtTAAATGTTGAGTCCAACATGCTACATTTAATTAAGAGGACCTACATCACATCTCATTTTACTACTATTATTGATTCTTAATTTCTTATAATAGTTTAACTTTAGACTTTTCCACAATTACCTTGATCTATTTTAACCGAAAGAGAATTTATATACATGGCCGTACATAATTCATGTTGGATGCAAATGCAAGTAATTAAGCTGTCAAAGTCAATTGATCATGATCTCTCATCTTGAAATTAATATTGTGTAATGTAACATCACGTTCTCAAGATTTGCTTAAGAAATTAAGTTGGcatgtgaattttttttatatatattacttgTTTTGGACTGGAAAATAAAGGAGGAAGAAATTAGTATTTTTGGTAACTATATAAAATTAAGTAGATTATGGCGTATTAGTGTACTAATAATCAATGGAAGCTAAATACATGGTGTGAAATGAATAAGTGATCATTGATTTCTTTGAATTGCGATATATCACATCAGCATTcaacaaataaaacaaattaaaatgataGCTAAATACAAAATCACACACACTTGCATTGGCTTTTGCTTTTAGCAAAATAATGTGTGTCTGGTTGCATTGTGTGAACATTGGTAAACATTGTTGAAAATCAACACTAAAGTTCTCTAACTAATTCCAAGCAAGTTGGATGAAATCATAAGCTACGACAAgataattaattgattattattgttattattattattactattttgcTCTGTAGTGTTGCGATAAGGATAAAAATGGATGACCATGAACAGATCATATTTTCCATGCTGAATGGCTACATTATCAATGTCCTTATATTTAATGATAGTTGAAAATTATAGCCTCCTTGCATGTATAAATAGACATCCTCTGTGCATGATATGGacacacaacaataacaacagattcttccttcctttctatacaaataaatcaatcatcttttatgttgcaatcaaatacccttctccttatattactattacaattttttctcttctttttattttataagtattttaaattctattttctattactctttacatataatattaatagcaatattaaccatctttattatattgagatagtatcaaatgcaaatctctctctctttatttttaatactttttcttatctttgtatatatatacacaatacaacatataatattattatatatatataataattattgagctaattatattaataataaagtcttctatttatacatctctattttatatcttttatctattttacaacacgttatcagcacgagactctgatcaaatctttaggaagactcaggtaatattttcattatgtcgaagctctctcatcttgaattcaatgctcttgatatatctggaaacaattatttatcatggatactagatgctgaaatccatcttgattcaatggatcttggagatacaattaagattgaaaataatgcatcccagaaggataaagctaaagccatgatttttctccgtcgtcatcttgacgaaggattgaaaaatgaatatctcacattaaaagatcctgcagatctttggaaagaccttgaagaaaggtacaatcatcagaaaacggt from Arachis stenosperma cultivar V10309 chromosome 9, arast.V10309.gnm1.PFL2, whole genome shotgun sequence encodes the following:
- the LOC130951216 gene encoding probable beta-D-xylosidase 6; protein product: MTVIVWFSQDEHRHEWRFYLFYFILLLLLGSTTPNPLALDYPCKPPYHSHYPFCNTSLSIPARATILTSLLTLSEKISLLSDNASSVPTLGIPRYEWWSESLHGLATNGPGVTFNGVVNSATSFPQVIVSAASFNRTLWSLIAAAVAVEARAMYNVGQAGLTFWAPNINIFRDPRWGRGQETPGEDPMVASAYGVEFVKGLQGGDGGDDDDARLMVSACCKHFTAYDLDMWHQFSRYNFNAVVSKQDLEDTYQPPFRGCIQKGKASCLMCSYNAVNGVPACADADLLGLARYKWGFKGYITSDCDAVATVFEYQKYAKSEEDAVADVLKAGVDINCGTYMLRHTESAIEQGKVKEEDIDRALFNLFSVQMRLGLFDGDPSRGPFGKLGPQDVCTPQHLTLALEAARQGIVLLKNDKKFLPLDQNNDASLAVIGPMAVSDKLGGGYSGIPCSSKSLYDGLGEFSKKISYAPGCHNVSCNSDDGFAEALETAKKADFVVIFAGLDMAQETEDHDRVSLILPGRQMDLVSTIAAASKSPVILVLTGGGPLDVSFAERNQQIGSILWVGYPGEAGGKALAEIIFGVVNPAGRLPVTWYPESFTNVPMTDMSMRADPSRGYPGRTYRFYTGSRVYGFGYGLSYSDYSYKFLSAPSKLSLSKTIKHNSRKSLLSQLMKADYEVDYVRVDELQSCSSLSFSVHISVTNLGELDGSHVVLLFSRGPKVFEGSPEAQLVGFSQVHTTSYKSTETSVLVDPCERLSFADEQRKKILPLGNHILSLGDVEHTFSIEMY